A single region of the Cyclopterus lumpus isolate fCycLum1 chromosome 16, fCycLum1.pri, whole genome shotgun sequence genome encodes:
- the atp1a3b gene encoding sodium/potassium-transporting ATPase subunit alpha-3b isoform X2: MGDKDDRSPKKKKGAKEKEMDDLKKEVPITEHKMSIEEVCRKYQTDIVQGLTNAKAAEYLIRDGPNALTPPPTTPEWIKFCRQLFGGFSVLLWTGAILCFLAYAIQAATEDDPAGDNLYLGIVLTAVVVITGCFSYFQEAKSSKIMESFKNMVPQQALVIREGEKVQINAEEVVGGDLVEVKGGDRIPADIRVVSAHGCKVDNSSLTGESEPQSRSPDCTHDNPLETRNLAFFSTNCVEGTARGIVICTGDRTVMGRIATLTSGLETGKTPIAKEIEHFIHIITGVAVFLGLTFFILAIILGYSWLEAVIFLIGIIVANVPEGLLATVTVCLTLTAKRMAKKNCLVKNLEAVETLGSTSTICSDKTGTLTQNRMTVAHMWFDNQIHEADTTEDQSGASFDKSSVTWLSLARVAALCNRAQFKAGQDQLPILKRDVAGDASESALLKCIELSCGAVRAMRDKNKKVAEIPFNSTNKYQLSVHETEDLNDNRYLLVMKGAPERILDRCSTILIQGKEQPMDEELKESFQNAYMELGGLGERVLGFCHVMMPEDQYPKGFAFDTDDVNFQTDNLCFVGLMSMIDPPRAAVPDAVGKCRSAGIKVIMVTGDHPITAKAIAKGVGIISEGNETVEDIAARLNIPVSQVNPRDAKACVIHGTDLKDLSQDQMDDILRNHTEIVFARTSPQQKLIIVEGCQRLGAIVAVTGDGVNDSPALKKADIGVAMGISGSDVSKQAADMILLDDNFASIVTGVEEGRLIFDNLKKSIAYTLTSNIPEITPFLLFIIVNIPLPLGTITILCIDLGTDMVPAISLAYEAAESDIMKRQPRNPFRDKLVNERLISIAYGQIGMIQALGGFFAYFVILAENGFLPTQLVGIRLNWDDRSVNDLEDSYGQQWTYEQRKIVEFTCHTAFFVSIVVVQWADVIVCKTRRNSVFQQGMRNKILIFGLFEETALAAFLSYCPGMDVALRMYPLKPSWWFCAFPYSFLIFVYDEVRKLLIRRNPGGWVERETYY; encoded by the exons ATGGGG GACAAAGATGACCGATcccccaagaagaagaagggggccAAGGAAAAGGAAATGGATGACCTGAAGAAGGAAGTTCCCATT acGGAACATAAGATGTCCATAGAGGAAGTATGCAGGAAATACCAGACTGACATTGTTCAG gGGTTGACCAATGCCAAGGCAGCAGAGTATCTGATCAGAGATGGTCCCAATGCTCTCACCCCTCCTCCCACCACCCCTGAGTGGATCAAGTTCTGTCGCCAGCTGTTTGGTGGATTCTCCGTCCTGCTGTGGACTGGCGCCATCCTCTGCTTCTTGGCTTACGCCATCCAGGCAGCCACTGAGGACGATCCTGCAGGAGACAAT ttGTACTTAGGAATTGTGCTCACAGCTGTCGTGGTCATCACTGGTTGCTTCTCATACTTTCAAGAGGCCAAGAGCTCCAAAATCATGGAGTCTTTCAAGAACATGGTGCCTCAG CAAGCGTTGGTGATCCGTGAGGGTGAGAAGGTACAGATCAACGCTGAAGAAGTGGTGGGTGGAGATCTGGTTGAAGTGAAGGGAGGAGACAGGATCCCTGCTGACATCAGGGTTGTTTCCGCTCATGGCtgcaag GTTGATAACTCCTCCCTCACAGGCGAGTCAGAACCTCAGAGCAGGTCACCTGACTGTACCCATGACAACCCCTTGGAGACCCGAAACCTTGCTTTCTTCTCCACCAACTGCGTGGAAG GCACAGCGCGTGGCATTGTCATCTGCACCGGAGACCGCACAGTCATGGGTCGCATTGCTACTCTGACCTCTGGCCTGGAAACAGGCAAAACCCCCATTGCAAAGGAGATCGAGCACTTCATCCACATCATCACAGGTGTGGCCGTCTTCCTGGGTCTCACATTTTTCATCCTGGCCATCATCCTGGGTTACTCCTGGCTCGAGGCTGTCATCTTCCTCATCGGCATCATTGTGGCTAACGTGCCTGAAGGTCTGCTGGCCACTGTCACT gTATGTCTGACCCTGACTGCCAAACGTATGGCGAAGAAGAACTGCCTCGTGAAGAACTTGGAAGCTGTGGAAACCTTGggctccacctccaccatctgCTCTGACAAGACCGGCACCCTGACCCAGAACAGGATGACTGTGGCCCACATGTGGTTCGACAACCAGATCCACGAGGCCGACACCACAGAGGACCAGTCTG gtgCCTCTTTCGACAAGAGCTCCGTGACGTGGCTGTCTCTGGCCCGTGTCGCCGCTCTGTGTAACCGCGCTCAGTTCAAAGCGGGACAAGACCAGCTGCCCATCCTGAAGCGTGACGTGGCCGGCGACGCCTCGGAGTCCGCCCTGCTGAAGTGTATCGAGCTGTCCTGTGGCGCAGTCAGGGCGATGAGGGATAAGAACAAGAAGGTGGCTGAGATCCCCTTTAACTCCACCAACAAATACCAG ctctcAGTGCACGAGACAGAGGACCTCAATGACAACCGCTACCTGCTGGTGATGAAGGGAGCCCCTGAGAGGATCCTGGACCGTTGCTCCACCATCCTGatacaggggaaggaacaaccTATGGATGAAGAGTTGAAGGAATCTTTCCAGAACGCCTACATGGagctgggaggactgggagagagagtgctgg GTTTCTGCCACGTGATGATGCCAGAAGACCAGTACCCCAAGGGCTTCGCCTTCGACACAGATGACGTCAACTTCCAGACAGACAACCTTTGCTTTGTTGGCCTCATGTCCATGATCGACCCTCCCCGTGCTGCTGTGCCTGATGCTGTTGGCAAATGCCGATCTGCTGGTATCAAG GTCATTATGGTCACTGGAGATCACCCAATCACAGCCAAGGCCATTGCCAAGGGAGTGGGCATCATCTCCGAGGGAAACGAGACAGTGGAGGACATTGCAGCCCGTCTCAACATCCCTGTCAGCCAGGTCAACCCCAG ggatgCCAAGGCCTGTGTGATCCACGGCACAGACCTCAAGGATCTGTCTCAGGATCAGATGGACGACATCCTGAGGAATCACACAGAGATCGTCTTTGCGAGGACCTCCCCACAGCAGAAGCTCATCATCGTGGAAGGCTGCCAGCGGCTG GGTGCCATTGTGGCCGTGACAGGTGATGGTGTGAATGACTCGCCCGCTCTGAAAAAGGCCGACATTGGTGTTGCCATGGGAATCTCTGGCTCAGATGTCTCCAAACAGGCCGCAGACATGATCTTGTTGGATGACAACTTCGCCTCTATTGTCACAGGAGTGGAAGAAG GCCGTTTGATCTTTGATAACCTGAAGAAGTCCATTGCCTACACCTTGACCAGCAACATCCCAGAGATCACCCCCTTCCTGCTGTTCATCATTGTCAACATCCCCCTGCCACTGGGAACCATCACCATCCTCTGTATTGACTTGGGAACAGACATG GTGCCAGCCATCTCACTGGCTTATGAAGCAGCTGAGAGCGACATCATGAAGCGTCAGCCCAGGAACCCATTCAGGGACAAGCTGGTGAATGAGAGGCTTATCAGCATTGCCTATGGACAAATTG GTATGATTCAGGCTCTGGGAGGCTTCTTCGCCTACTTTGTCATCTTGGCTGAAAATGGTTTCCTGCCCACTCAACTCGTCGGCATCAGGCTCAATTGGGACGACCGCAGTGTCAACGACCTGGAGGACAGCTACGGGCAGCAATGG ACATACGAGCAGAGGAAGATTGTGGAGTTCACGTGCCACACAGCCTTCTTTGTCAGTATTGTAGTCGTGCAGTGGGCTGATGTCATCGTCTGCAAGACCAGGCGTAACTCTGTGTTCCAGCAGGGCATGAG GAACAAGATCTTGATCTTCGGCCTGTTTGAAGAGACAGCCCTGGCTGCCTTCCTGTCCTACTGCCCAGGCATGGATGTGGCACTCAGGATGTATCCACTAAA GCCTAGCTGGTGGTTTTGTGCGTTCCCTTACAGTTTTCTCATCTTTGTCTATGATGAGGTTCGAAAACTTCTCATTCGTAGGAACCCTGGAG GTTGGGTGGAAAGAGAGACATACTATTGA
- the atp1a3b gene encoding sodium/potassium-transporting ATPase subunit alpha-3b isoform X1 → MGYGRSDSYRVATTQDKDDRSPKKKKGAKEKEMDDLKKEVPITEHKMSIEEVCRKYQTDIVQGLTNAKAAEYLIRDGPNALTPPPTTPEWIKFCRQLFGGFSVLLWTGAILCFLAYAIQAATEDDPAGDNLYLGIVLTAVVVITGCFSYFQEAKSSKIMESFKNMVPQQALVIREGEKVQINAEEVVGGDLVEVKGGDRIPADIRVVSAHGCKVDNSSLTGESEPQSRSPDCTHDNPLETRNLAFFSTNCVEGTARGIVICTGDRTVMGRIATLTSGLETGKTPIAKEIEHFIHIITGVAVFLGLTFFILAIILGYSWLEAVIFLIGIIVANVPEGLLATVTVCLTLTAKRMAKKNCLVKNLEAVETLGSTSTICSDKTGTLTQNRMTVAHMWFDNQIHEADTTEDQSGASFDKSSVTWLSLARVAALCNRAQFKAGQDQLPILKRDVAGDASESALLKCIELSCGAVRAMRDKNKKVAEIPFNSTNKYQLSVHETEDLNDNRYLLVMKGAPERILDRCSTILIQGKEQPMDEELKESFQNAYMELGGLGERVLGFCHVMMPEDQYPKGFAFDTDDVNFQTDNLCFVGLMSMIDPPRAAVPDAVGKCRSAGIKVIMVTGDHPITAKAIAKGVGIISEGNETVEDIAARLNIPVSQVNPRDAKACVIHGTDLKDLSQDQMDDILRNHTEIVFARTSPQQKLIIVEGCQRLGAIVAVTGDGVNDSPALKKADIGVAMGISGSDVSKQAADMILLDDNFASIVTGVEEGRLIFDNLKKSIAYTLTSNIPEITPFLLFIIVNIPLPLGTITILCIDLGTDMVPAISLAYEAAESDIMKRQPRNPFRDKLVNERLISIAYGQIGMIQALGGFFAYFVILAENGFLPTQLVGIRLNWDDRSVNDLEDSYGQQWTYEQRKIVEFTCHTAFFVSIVVVQWADVIVCKTRRNSVFQQGMRNKILIFGLFEETALAAFLSYCPGMDVALRMYPLKPSWWFCAFPYSFLIFVYDEVRKLLIRRNPGGWVERETYY, encoded by the exons ATGGGG tatGGCCGGTCAGACAGTTACCGCGTTGCCACCACACAGGACAAAGATGACCGATcccccaagaagaagaagggggccAAGGAAAAGGAAATGGATGACCTGAAGAAGGAAGTTCCCATT acGGAACATAAGATGTCCATAGAGGAAGTATGCAGGAAATACCAGACTGACATTGTTCAG gGGTTGACCAATGCCAAGGCAGCAGAGTATCTGATCAGAGATGGTCCCAATGCTCTCACCCCTCCTCCCACCACCCCTGAGTGGATCAAGTTCTGTCGCCAGCTGTTTGGTGGATTCTCCGTCCTGCTGTGGACTGGCGCCATCCTCTGCTTCTTGGCTTACGCCATCCAGGCAGCCACTGAGGACGATCCTGCAGGAGACAAT ttGTACTTAGGAATTGTGCTCACAGCTGTCGTGGTCATCACTGGTTGCTTCTCATACTTTCAAGAGGCCAAGAGCTCCAAAATCATGGAGTCTTTCAAGAACATGGTGCCTCAG CAAGCGTTGGTGATCCGTGAGGGTGAGAAGGTACAGATCAACGCTGAAGAAGTGGTGGGTGGAGATCTGGTTGAAGTGAAGGGAGGAGACAGGATCCCTGCTGACATCAGGGTTGTTTCCGCTCATGGCtgcaag GTTGATAACTCCTCCCTCACAGGCGAGTCAGAACCTCAGAGCAGGTCACCTGACTGTACCCATGACAACCCCTTGGAGACCCGAAACCTTGCTTTCTTCTCCACCAACTGCGTGGAAG GCACAGCGCGTGGCATTGTCATCTGCACCGGAGACCGCACAGTCATGGGTCGCATTGCTACTCTGACCTCTGGCCTGGAAACAGGCAAAACCCCCATTGCAAAGGAGATCGAGCACTTCATCCACATCATCACAGGTGTGGCCGTCTTCCTGGGTCTCACATTTTTCATCCTGGCCATCATCCTGGGTTACTCCTGGCTCGAGGCTGTCATCTTCCTCATCGGCATCATTGTGGCTAACGTGCCTGAAGGTCTGCTGGCCACTGTCACT gTATGTCTGACCCTGACTGCCAAACGTATGGCGAAGAAGAACTGCCTCGTGAAGAACTTGGAAGCTGTGGAAACCTTGggctccacctccaccatctgCTCTGACAAGACCGGCACCCTGACCCAGAACAGGATGACTGTGGCCCACATGTGGTTCGACAACCAGATCCACGAGGCCGACACCACAGAGGACCAGTCTG gtgCCTCTTTCGACAAGAGCTCCGTGACGTGGCTGTCTCTGGCCCGTGTCGCCGCTCTGTGTAACCGCGCTCAGTTCAAAGCGGGACAAGACCAGCTGCCCATCCTGAAGCGTGACGTGGCCGGCGACGCCTCGGAGTCCGCCCTGCTGAAGTGTATCGAGCTGTCCTGTGGCGCAGTCAGGGCGATGAGGGATAAGAACAAGAAGGTGGCTGAGATCCCCTTTAACTCCACCAACAAATACCAG ctctcAGTGCACGAGACAGAGGACCTCAATGACAACCGCTACCTGCTGGTGATGAAGGGAGCCCCTGAGAGGATCCTGGACCGTTGCTCCACCATCCTGatacaggggaaggaacaaccTATGGATGAAGAGTTGAAGGAATCTTTCCAGAACGCCTACATGGagctgggaggactgggagagagagtgctgg GTTTCTGCCACGTGATGATGCCAGAAGACCAGTACCCCAAGGGCTTCGCCTTCGACACAGATGACGTCAACTTCCAGACAGACAACCTTTGCTTTGTTGGCCTCATGTCCATGATCGACCCTCCCCGTGCTGCTGTGCCTGATGCTGTTGGCAAATGCCGATCTGCTGGTATCAAG GTCATTATGGTCACTGGAGATCACCCAATCACAGCCAAGGCCATTGCCAAGGGAGTGGGCATCATCTCCGAGGGAAACGAGACAGTGGAGGACATTGCAGCCCGTCTCAACATCCCTGTCAGCCAGGTCAACCCCAG ggatgCCAAGGCCTGTGTGATCCACGGCACAGACCTCAAGGATCTGTCTCAGGATCAGATGGACGACATCCTGAGGAATCACACAGAGATCGTCTTTGCGAGGACCTCCCCACAGCAGAAGCTCATCATCGTGGAAGGCTGCCAGCGGCTG GGTGCCATTGTGGCCGTGACAGGTGATGGTGTGAATGACTCGCCCGCTCTGAAAAAGGCCGACATTGGTGTTGCCATGGGAATCTCTGGCTCAGATGTCTCCAAACAGGCCGCAGACATGATCTTGTTGGATGACAACTTCGCCTCTATTGTCACAGGAGTGGAAGAAG GCCGTTTGATCTTTGATAACCTGAAGAAGTCCATTGCCTACACCTTGACCAGCAACATCCCAGAGATCACCCCCTTCCTGCTGTTCATCATTGTCAACATCCCCCTGCCACTGGGAACCATCACCATCCTCTGTATTGACTTGGGAACAGACATG GTGCCAGCCATCTCACTGGCTTATGAAGCAGCTGAGAGCGACATCATGAAGCGTCAGCCCAGGAACCCATTCAGGGACAAGCTGGTGAATGAGAGGCTTATCAGCATTGCCTATGGACAAATTG GTATGATTCAGGCTCTGGGAGGCTTCTTCGCCTACTTTGTCATCTTGGCTGAAAATGGTTTCCTGCCCACTCAACTCGTCGGCATCAGGCTCAATTGGGACGACCGCAGTGTCAACGACCTGGAGGACAGCTACGGGCAGCAATGG ACATACGAGCAGAGGAAGATTGTGGAGTTCACGTGCCACACAGCCTTCTTTGTCAGTATTGTAGTCGTGCAGTGGGCTGATGTCATCGTCTGCAAGACCAGGCGTAACTCTGTGTTCCAGCAGGGCATGAG GAACAAGATCTTGATCTTCGGCCTGTTTGAAGAGACAGCCCTGGCTGCCTTCCTGTCCTACTGCCCAGGCATGGATGTGGCACTCAGGATGTATCCACTAAA GCCTAGCTGGTGGTTTTGTGCGTTCCCTTACAGTTTTCTCATCTTTGTCTATGATGAGGTTCGAAAACTTCTCATTCGTAGGAACCCTGGAG GTTGGGTGGAAAGAGAGACATACTATTGA
- the rabac1 gene encoding prenylated Rab acceptor protein 1: MPSGAPSGENCLVDMDSKAGDLFSAEDAHPTGTGGAGILARLWLPKGLSASMAKEWITKRRLSIRPWATFVDQRKFSKPRNFGELCQRVVKNVDTFNSNYTFIFLGLILYCIVSSPMLLIALAVFAGAFYIIHLKSLESKLVVMGKELTVPHQMSLAGAVSLPVFWLAGAGAAVFWVLGATLFVIGSHAAFRELEATDMEELLMEPV; this comes from the exons ATGCCATCTGGAGCTCCATCGGGGGAGAACTGTCTCGTAGACATGGACAGCAAGGCTGGAGATCTGTTCAGTGCTGAGGATGCTCATCCAACTGGCACAGGTGGAGCTGGAATCTTGGCCAG GCTCTGGCTCCCCAAAGGCCTCTCAGCCAGTATGGCTAAAGAGTGGATCACCAAGCGTCGACTGTCCATTCGACCGTGGGCCACCTTCGTGGACCAACGCAAGTTTTCAAAACCTCGCAACTTTGGAGAGTTATGTCAGAGGGTGGTGAAAAACGTGGACACTTTCAACAGCAACTACACCTTCATCTTCCTGGGTCTCATCCTCTACTGCAT TGTCAGCTCTCCCATGCTACTGATTGCCTTGGCTGTGTTTGCTGGTGCCTTCTACATAATTCACCTCAAGTCCCTGGAGTCCAAACTGGTTGTCATGG GCAAGGAGCTGACTGTCCCTCACCAGATGAGTCTGGCTGGAGCGGTTTCTCTCCCTGTGTTCTGGTTGGCCGGCGCTGGAGCTGCAGTCTTTTGGGTTCTtg GAGCGACGCTGTTTGTGATTGGCTCTCACGCTGCGTTCCGTGAGCTGGAGGCAACTGATATGGAAGAGCTACTCATGGAGCCCGTGTGA